The sequence CTCCAGTACCATAATCAGACCCATATGAACCATAATCAGGAGTATAGCCATGGTCGTAAGGTGATCCGTACCCATAATCAGAATATCCGTAATCAGGATATCCATAGCCACCATAATAATCGCCATATCCCGCTTCGTATTCTGTGCCGGCCTCAGTGTGCGCTGCAGGTGTTCGTGTCATTCTTGAAGCTTCAAGAGCTCTCTGTGTAGCACTTTCTTCAGCGGCACGTATTTTTTCTTCTTCTGGTGCATATTTTTCAAAAAGAGTATCAAGCGCTTTTGGGATGGTAAGTAAATAAAAACTCTCAGTGTACTTTGCGAGAATGTTTTTTATTGCTTTTTTTGATTGAGCACTTAATTTTTGAATATTAAATTCAGGAATATTAATGGCTGGAACAAGAGTTTTGAGTTCTTTTTGCAGTTGGATAAGATTATTGTACAATGCTTCATCAGCAATCAACTCAAGGAGATATTTATATTTTTTAGTTGTAAGATCTTGTTCTTCTGCTCGATAAAGTTTTTGGATAAATATTTCTAGTTCTTTTTTGAAAACTTCCCAATCTGATCCATTTTGCCAGTTGGTGATATCACCTTTTTTTGCCCATAGATTGATGCGATTTGGCAAATCTGCTGAACTATTAACAATAACCATAAATAAGTTGGATTGCGTAATAATATCATCAAGTATTGCAAGAGCTGTTTCAACTTTTTTCTTATCTTCTGCACTTAAAACAACTTCAACAACTTCCTCTTGTGCTATCGGTTGAGCAATGTCAAATGGATTTGGTTCCATCATCATTGGCTCATCAGCAAACATTTCACCGAGGAATTTTTCAAATTCATCCTCACTCATGTTTTCAAACATTTGCGACATTTCTTCTACCTGCTGATTAAATGCAGCTTGCTCTGCAGGGGGAAGACTTGCGACATATTCCTCTATTGCTTTATTAGCTTCTGCAAGTTCTTTTTCAAAATCTTCCATATTTGGCATTGTCATGCCTGCTACTACTGTAGGCGAATAGACGCAGCAAAATATGCTGAATATTATATTAAAAAATAGGGTGCGACACGTCATAATGGATACCTTTTCTTTATTATGTCATTTAATGCTACTGATCTATTGCATCAATTTTTACTTTATCGGTATAGTCTACATAACTTTTTAACTCAAAACTATTATTTTTCGAAGGTGCGTAGAGTAATGAAACCTAAGAATGGATTTCTCCTTATTGAGTTAATTGTTGGATTGTCAGTATCAATTTTTTTTATTTTAATTATTACCCATTATATAATTGAAGTTAGAAGCACGCAACAGAAAGCGTTGCAAAGAATTGAAAGCTTTTCTACTACACGTAATGAAAAAGAAAGAGCCCTTGTAAAAAGACAGAGCTATTCACATGAATAATCAAAAAGGATTTTCTCTGTTATCATTTTTACTCTATCTTATGCTTTTTTCATTGATAACACTTTTTTCTTGTCACATAATAACATCACTTATTATTCCTTCTCTTTCTGCAATGCGTAAATGTCAATCGATTATAGCGCTCCATATTGCATCTGATCTTTTTGTTCGTGACATACGCACAAAAAGAGGGTGCAAATATGATTGGAAATTGATTACGCCTCATGAACTTATTTGGCATCAGGATGATCATGATATTGGATGGTGTTTTTCTGGTAATCGCCTCAACAGAAAAGAGGGCATATATGATAAAGGTTGGAAAAAATCCACAGCAAGTATTATAGCTCATGGTATTGCTCAGGCGGTTTTTGCCATTGAAAAAAATAACGACCATATTGTGGGGATAGAACTCAGTCTTACATCACAATCCAATCCCAAAAGCCCAGTTATTTGTTATGTTGCCATTCTAGAGCAGGAAAAAACGTGAAAAACAATACATTTCGTGCCGGTTCCTTGGTGCTTATGATCCTTATTATAATGACAGCCCTCATTATTGTTGTTCATTCAGCGCTTCGTACTAGCTCATACCTTGGGTTATTAGCACGGGAACGAGAGGTTTTTGAGCAAAAAAATCAAAAACGTGGGTAATTTTACCTACTTTGGATAAAATCCTTTATTTTCAACTCTTTTTTTTTAAGTTATACTGAAAATATCTATTAAAGGCCAAAACATAATTGATCATCAAAAGGAGCATGAGATGGAAGTATACTTACGCAAGGACGTTGAAAAAATAGGATTGGCTGGAGAAATTATCAATGTGGGAGATGGTTTTGCACGCAATTTCCTCATTCCACAAGGGTTTGCAATCGAAATTACCAGTCATAATAAAAGCCAATACCTTTCTAAAATTCGTAAAGTTGACAATCGTAAAGAAGTAATCGCTTCTCAGACCTCTATGTTTGCAGAAAAATTAAATACAATTTCTATCACTTTAAAGCGAAAAATGCATGATGATGGCCAGTTGTATGGCGCAATCAATGCCTCAGAAGTGGTTGATGCTCTTGCCAATCAGGGTATTAGTATCACCAAAAGCCAAGTGGAATTTGAAAAGTCTATCAAATCCAAAGGCATGTTCAAAGTAAGTATCAAGTTAACAACACGGTTAAAATCAGCTATAACAGTAACAATCATTGCTGAATAGTAACCATATGAGTAAAAATTCATATTATAATAATGCCGTAGCCAAAAAGCCGAGTGTCGAAGGTATTCTTGGAAAAACGCTTCCCGCTCACAGTGATGCAGAGCGAGCTGTTTTAGGTGCATTATTATTGAATGATGAATATATAAGTACGGTCGCAGAAATTATTGTACCTGATGATTTCTACAGTCATGCTCATAAGATAATTTACCAGGCCATTATTGACTTGAGTCAAAAACACAAACGCATCGATATCGTTACGCTTCAAGATGAACTGACAAAAAAGGATCTGCTTGAAGCAATCGGTGGATTAGTGTATCTCCTGACTTTACAAGAAGATATACCCTCGGTTGGTTTGATTGTTCAACATGCAACTATCATTAAAGAAAAATCAGTGTTGCGGCAGCTCATTAGTTCTGCCGCAACAATCATTACTAACTGCTATACACAAGATCAAGCTTCGATAGATGCTGTGCTTGATGACGCAGAAAAAATTATTTTTAATATTTCCAATAAACGATCCAGTAATAGCTTTATACAGCTTGATATTTGGTTAAAAAGAACTTTTCAACATCTTTCTGATATAAAAAGCCACACAAAGGGTATTACGGGGATTCCATCTGGTTTTCAGCAACTGGATCAAATGACTTCAGGTTTTCAAAATAGCGATTTTATTGTTTTAGCAGCGCGTCCCTCTATGGGTAAAACCGCGCTTGCTCTTTGTATTGCTCTTACGGCAGCACGTAATGGTTTTTCAACCGGTGTGTTTTCTCTTGAAATGTCTGCCGAGCAACTTACGTTACGTCTTTTATCAGCAGAGTCAGGCATTGGTCATCATAATATCAGAAATGCAACCATTTCATCCGATGAGTGGGTTGATTTGACCAATGTTGCTGCACAACTTGCAGAAATGAAAATATTTATTGATGATACTCCTATGCTCAACATTATGGATTTGCGTGCTAAAGCACGTAAATTAAAAGCTGAGCATGGGTTACAATTTTTGGTGATTGATTATTTACAATTATTACATTCCAATAAAAAACATGAAAATCGACATCAAGAAGTTTCTGAAATTTCACGATCATTGAAAGCATTAGCTAAAGAACTGAATATTCCAATAGTTGCTTTATCACAACTTTCACGTGCGGTTGATGGTCGCATGGATAAACGACCAATGCTTTCAGATTTGCGTGAATCAGGTGCTATTGAACAAGATGCAGATTTAATTATGTTTTTGTATCGTGATGTTGTGTATAATCCAGAAGCCGAAAATCCATCGTTGGCCGAACTTATTATTGGAAAGCAACGCAATGGACCAACAGGTACAGTTTACATGAACTTTATAAAGGAAATTACTAAATTTGAGGATGCTCCTGATTTTGAGTAATAATTTTTTTGGTAGACAGAGTAAAATAAACAATATTGATGGAAGGGACTTTGATGAAAAGCAGATTTTTTCCAAAAAGAGACGAAGTTGTTTTAAGTGCTATGACTGCAGTGGTTGTTGTGGGATTGCTTCAGCTTGGATTTGCTGCCTTATCTGACAATAGGACGCATGAAATGTTTCGAAGTTCTGTCGTGATATCTAAAAAATAATATTTTAATTGCTCGTACACGTACCATGAATTGGGCAGATACTATTAATGAAGTAAATGGTGAAAAAGTTTGTACACTTGAAGATTTTAGAAAAGCGCTGCAAAAAAGTTTAGAGACAGGTATTGTAGTTATTAAAACAACAGATGAAGTATCACTTAGTACTGATAATGTTCTTAATGTTTTATCATTGTATGATAGCTGCAAAGAAACTGTGCAATTATCTCATACGCATCGATATCAATTATCGGAAACAGTGATTGAATTGATAAAAAAGGTTGATAGTTCTTTGTTGTAAATATTTGTAAAAAAGGAAAATAAGAGTGGTAATTTTTAACCCCATGTGACGTTTCACTTTACATGGGGACCCCAACAAAGAAGCAGATAGAAAGGGTATAGAGTGGTAATTCTAGGAGTTGATCCGGGATTTCAATGTGCTGGATTTGGTATTTTAAAAAAAGAAGGGCGACAAGCCCTTCTTCTTGATTACGGCTATTTAGAAATGTCCCCGTCTGATAGTCTTGTTAATCGCGTTGGTAAATTTCATGAATTTTTTGAAGAAAAAGTTATTACGTGGCAAGTCACAGTAGTTGCATTAGAAACACCATTTTTGGGTAAGAATGCTCAGAATTTTTTGAAACTTGGATATCTGCGAGGAATTTTATATCTTCTTGCTCATAAACATAAAACTACTTTACAAGAGTTTGCACCAACAGAGGTAAAACAATCAGTTACAGGTTTTGGTGGTGCAACGAAAGATCAAGTTGCGCGTGTTATTTTACAGTTATTTCCCGGTATGGAAGTACCAAAAAAAGAAGATGTGACTGATGCGATTGCTGTTACCTTATGTGGTTTGTGGTCAAGTAATCAAAATAGTTTATTACAAAAATTGAGATAAAAATATTTTACACGCTTTATGTTAAAAAGATCCTCTTAGAAAGGGTCTTTTTTTTATCTGTATAGTTTTATTGACACTATTATTATATTTTTGTTACATAAAAATAACTCTTCTAGTAGGAAAATGTTAAAAAAAAGGGTTGTGTATGAAGAAGTTTCGAGTAGCTAATTGTTATACTAATTTTCTGGCAATAAGTTGTTTATTGCTACCATTTTATTTGCAGAGTATTGATA comes from Candidatus Babeliales bacterium and encodes:
- the rplI gene encoding 50S ribosomal protein L9 produces the protein MEVYLRKDVEKIGLAGEIINVGDGFARNFLIPQGFAIEITSHNKSQYLSKIRKVDNRKEVIASQTSMFAEKLNTISITLKRKMHDDGQLYGAINASEVVDALANQGISITKSQVEFEKSIKSKGMFKVSIKLTTRLKSAITVTIIAE
- the dnaB gene encoding replicative DNA helicase, producing MSKNSYYNNAVAKKPSVEGILGKTLPAHSDAERAVLGALLLNDEYISTVAEIIVPDDFYSHAHKIIYQAIIDLSQKHKRIDIVTLQDELTKKDLLEAIGGLVYLLTLQEDIPSVGLIVQHATIIKEKSVLRQLISSAATIITNCYTQDQASIDAVLDDAEKIIFNISNKRSSNSFIQLDIWLKRTFQHLSDIKSHTKGITGIPSGFQQLDQMTSGFQNSDFIVLAARPSMGKTALALCIALTAARNGFSTGVFSLEMSAEQLTLRLLSAESGIGHHNIRNATISSDEWVDLTNVAAQLAEMKIFIDDTPMLNIMDLRAKARKLKAEHGLQFLVIDYLQLLHSNKKHENRHQEVSEISRSLKALAKELNIPIVALSQLSRAVDGRMDKRPMLSDLRESGAIEQDADLIMFLYRDVVYNPEAENPSLAELIIGKQRNGPTGTVYMNFIKEITKFEDAPDFE
- a CDS encoding crossover junction endodeoxyribonuclease RuvC, with amino-acid sequence MVILGVDPGFQCAGFGILKKEGRQALLLDYGYLEMSPSDSLVNRVGKFHEFFEEKVITWQVTVVALETPFLGKNAQNFLKLGYLRGILYLLAHKHKTTLQEFAPTEVKQSVTGFGGATKDQVARVILQLFPGMEVPKKEDVTDAIAVTLCGLWSSNQNSLLQKLR